Below is a genomic region from Escherichia ruysiae.
CATCCCCCAAAGCTCCCAAGTTTTTTCCTGGATAAAAACTAAATCCGGCTGCATCCCCCCAAGCACCTGCTTTGCGACCATTACGTATTGCACCATGTGCTTGTGCACAATCTTCAAGAATCAAAAGATTATATTTTCTTGCGATTTCACTAATTTCTGGCATATTGCACAATAGACCATATAAGTGAACCGGTAAAATTGCTTTAGTTTTTTCCGTAATGTAATTTTCAATTAAAGCAGGATTAATATTATAGGTTTCTATATCTGGTTCAACTAGAATAGGAACAAGTTTGTTCTCTGTTATAGCAAGAATAGAAGCAATATAAGTATTTGCTGGTACTAATACCTCGTCACCATCTTCTAGATAGCCGAGTTCTTTCCATGCTCGCAATACTAAGATCAAAGCATCAAGGCCATTTGCTACACCGATGCAATACTTAACTCCACAGTATTCTGCAAACTCTTTCTCGAACTGCTCAAGTTCTTCCCCCATAACATACCAACCAGAATTTAGCACTCGACTAAAAGCAGAGACTAATTCTTTGTGCTGTCGCTGGTTAATTGCATAAAGATCTAAAAAATCAATTTTATTCATTATTCTCTACCCATTTAATAAATCGAGCTGGATTACCTACTACGATTGCGCAAGGTGGTACATTTTGGGTTACGACACTGCCCGCACCAATGATTGCTTTTTCACCAATTTCAACTCCAGGCAGGATAGTTGCATTAGCGCCTATAGATGCTCCTTTGTGTATTATTGTTTGCAAAAATTCATCAGGATAGACTTTAGAACGTGGATACTTATCATTTGTAAATGCCACACAAGGACCAATAAATACATCATCCTCTATT
It encodes:
- a CDS encoding DegT/DnrJ/EryC1/StrS family aminotransferase, yielding MNKIDFLDLYAINQRQHKELVSAFSRVLNSGWYVMGEELEQFEKEFAEYCGVKYCIGVANGLDALILVLRAWKELGYLEDGDEVLVPANTYIASILAITENKLVPILVEPDIETYNINPALIENYITEKTKAILPVHLYGLLCNMPEISEIARKYNLLILEDCAQAHGAIRNGRKAGAWGDAAGFSFYPGKNLGALGDAGAVTTNNAELASTIKALRNYGSHKKYENIYQGLNSRLDELQAALLRVKLHTLAEDTAIRQRIAEKYIREIKNPAIMLPVFESQGAHVWHLFVVRTANREKFQSYLSEKGIQTLIHYPLPPHKQQAYQDMSSLNLPITEQIHDEVISLPISPVMSEDDVDYVIKMVNDYK